A genomic region of Notamacropus eugenii isolate mMacEug1 chromosome 3, mMacEug1.pri_v2, whole genome shotgun sequence contains the following coding sequences:
- the LOC140534378 gene encoding lysozyme C-like, translating into MKFLFLLGFLFFPMTVHGVRMSRCAFARRIKELGLSGYHGVSLANWVCLAQWESDFNTAATNYNSWDRSTDYGIFQINSHYWCDDDKTPHATNGCGVRCSQLEETNLVKAVECAKQIVRQQGISAWVGWKNHCEGHNLSGYLEGCSL; encoded by the exons ATgaagtttctctttctcctgggGTTCCTCTTCTTCCCCATGACAGTACATGGTGTGAGGATGAGCAGATGTGCATTTGCCAGAAGAATAAAGGAGTTGGGCTTGAGTGGGTACCATGGTGTCAGCCTGGCTAACT GGGTGTGCTTGGCACAGTGGGAGAGCGATTTTAACACCGCAGCTACAAACTACAATTCTTGGGATCGAAGCACTGATTATGGGATATTTCAGATCAACAGTCACTACTGGTGTGATGATGACAAGACCCCACATGCAACAAATGGGTGTGGAGTCAGGTGTTCAC aaCTTGAGGAAACCAACCTTGTTAAAGCAGTAGAGTGTGCAAAGCAGATTGTGCGTCAACAAGGCATTAGTGCATG GGTGGGCTGGAAAAACCACTGTGAAGGACACAATCTTTCAGGGTATCTTGAAGGTTGCAGTCTGTAA